The proteins below come from a single Ignavibacteriales bacterium genomic window:
- a CDS encoding protein kinase, with amino-acid sequence MLENSLVGKNILHYKIIEQLGQGGMGVVYKAEDTKLKREVAIKFLPGLVAVNKEQRKRFTVEAQAAASLNHQNISTIYSIEETHDQIFIVMEYIEGEELKSFISSGISSGERITRLSSQGLNDIINYAVQIADGLEAAHNKGIVHRDIKSQNIMITKDGKAKIMDFGLAKIREGNQLTQMGTTIGTIAYMSPEQASGIDVDYRSDIFSFGVVLYELITGKLPFRGDYDQVIIYSILNDEPDLTILKQQNCPLQLIDIISKCLEKNQKTRYQSTAQLSSDLKMIQKILLGGIKLSFFENVKALIKSIKIRKRTVYITALSILIFAAIIPLAGGKNIFFSIFSTSGTSAENHLLILPLNIVGGDATRQAFSDGLVETLSSNLTQIERFQSSLWVVPSSEVVQNKIKSISEAHKMFGVNLVVTGSLQFMNNLLRLTLNLVDAKNLRQLNSSIIDIKSEEISSTQDKAVIQLLQMLHIEMEPQLKDIMDAGKTTVPKAYEYYVQGRGNLQRYENLENIDQAINFFELAAGSDKNYTMAYAGLGEAYWRKYEITKKPEFAEFAMTKAKKAFKLDSLLAPINVTLGMIYSGTGNHTLAIETFKRALAIEPSDAAALRGLAKAYESSGDISEAESTFKRAIKLKPDYWAGYNDLGVFYYKHSRYEDAISQFKEVIRLTPDNYKGYNNVGGIYYLLERWGEARVMFEHSLKIRESYSIYSNLGTLYYIEGRFEDAASTYNRALELNSSNYLTWGNLAAAYNAIPDKKEKAVETYKHAIEMAEGQLKINPNDSEIISNLAAYNADIGNGKKALNLLTRSLKIAPDDIQVFYRAATIYEHLGNREKALLWIGKAIENGYSKSEIEHQPELKDLVADARYKKISENYSVSKY; translated from the coding sequence ATGCTGGAGAATAGTCTGGTAGGCAAAAATATTTTGCATTACAAAATAATTGAACAACTCGGACAGGGTGGGATGGGAGTTGTTTATAAAGCCGAAGATACCAAACTTAAAAGAGAAGTCGCTATTAAGTTTCTACCCGGTTTAGTTGCTGTAAATAAAGAACAGCGAAAACGGTTTACGGTTGAAGCGCAGGCAGCAGCATCATTAAATCATCAGAATATTTCTACAATATATTCTATTGAAGAAACTCATGACCAGATTTTCATTGTGATGGAATATATAGAGGGAGAGGAATTAAAGTCATTTATCAGTTCCGGAATTAGTTCCGGTGAGCGGATAACCCGGCTTTCATCGCAAGGATTAAACGATATTATCAATTATGCCGTGCAGATAGCAGATGGTTTGGAAGCCGCTCATAATAAAGGAATTGTGCACAGAGATATAAAATCACAGAATATAATGATCACAAAAGATGGCAAGGCTAAAATAATGGATTTCGGCCTTGCTAAAATTAGAGAGGGGAATCAGCTTACACAGATGGGGACCACAATAGGAACAATTGCATACATGTCTCCAGAACAGGCTTCGGGAATTGATGTAGATTACCGCTCAGATATATTTTCATTCGGTGTTGTTCTGTATGAATTAATTACAGGAAAGCTTCCATTCAGAGGAGATTACGATCAGGTGATTATCTACTCTATTCTAAATGATGAACCAGATCTGACAATTCTTAAACAACAGAATTGTCCTTTGCAGTTAATTGATATTATTAGCAAGTGTCTGGAAAAAAATCAGAAGACCCGTTATCAATCAACCGCGCAATTGTCAAGTGATCTGAAGATGATTCAGAAAATTCTGTTAGGCGGAATAAAACTTTCGTTTTTCGAAAATGTGAAAGCACTTATTAAAAGTATTAAGATAAGAAAACGGACAGTTTACATAACCGCGCTTTCGATTTTAATATTTGCGGCAATTATTCCTCTTGCCGGGGGTAAAAATATTTTTTTCTCAATCTTCAGCACATCCGGAACATCGGCAGAAAATCATTTACTCATACTTCCGCTGAATATAGTTGGTGGAGACGCGACCAGGCAGGCTTTCTCCGACGGTCTTGTAGAAACTCTTTCAAGTAATCTTACACAAATAGAAAGATTTCAGAGTTCATTATGGGTTGTTCCTTCGAGCGAAGTTGTACAGAATAAAATAAAAAGCATCAGTGAAGCTCATAAAATGTTCGGAGTAAATCTGGTTGTAACGGGCAGTCTTCAGTTTATGAATAATTTATTGAGACTTACTTTAAATCTGGTTGATGCTAAAAATCTGAGACAACTTAATTCCTCAATCATCGATATAAAATCTGAAGAAATTTCTTCAACTCAGGATAAAGCCGTGATTCAATTGCTCCAGATGCTTCACATTGAAATGGAGCCGCAGCTAAAGGATATTATGGATGCAGGCAAAACTACTGTACCCAAAGCATATGAATACTATGTTCAGGGAAGAGGAAATCTGCAGCGCTACGAGAATCTTGAAAATATTGATCAAGCTATAAATTTTTTCGAATTGGCTGCAGGCAGTGATAAGAATTATACAATGGCATATGCAGGTTTAGGTGAAGCCTACTGGCGTAAATATGAAATAACAAAAAAACCTGAATTCGCAGAATTCGCAATGACAAAAGCTAAAAAAGCTTTTAAACTTGATAGCCTTCTTGCGCCCATTAATGTTACTCTGGGAATGATTTACTCAGGCACAGGCAATCATACTCTTGCAATCGAAACTTTCAAACGCGCTTTAGCGATTGAACCGTCGGATGCTGCGGCATTACGCGGTTTAGCAAAAGCATATGAATCCTCTGGTGATATTTCTGAGGCGGAATCAACTTTTAAACGGGCAATCAAATTAAAACCTGATTATTGGGCAGGCTATAATGACCTTGGTGTTTTTTATTATAAGCACAGCCGCTACGAGGATGCAATCAGTCAGTTCAAAGAGGTTATAAGACTAACCCCAGATAATTACAAGGGATATAATAATGTCGGAGGAATTTATTATCTGCTTGAAAGATGGGGGGAAGCACGCGTTATGTTCGAGCATTCACTTAAAATCCGGGAGTCGTATAGTATCTATTCAAATCTGGGGACACTCTATTATATAGAGGGAAGATTTGAGGATGCGGCAAGTACTTATAATCGCGCACTGGAGCTAAACAGCAGTAATTATTTAACGTGGGGAAATCTCGCAGCTGCTTATAATGCTATTCCAGACAAAAAAGAGAAAGCAGTTGAAACTTACAAACATGCAATAGAAATGGCTGAAGGACAGTTAAAAATAAATCCAAATGACAGTGAAATTATATCTAATCTCGCGGCTTACAATGCTGATATAGGAAATGGAAAAAAAGCGCTCAACTTATTAACCAGATCACTGAAGATCGCTCCCGATGATATACAGGTATTTTATCGTGCGGCTACGATTTATGAACATCTTGGCAATAGAGAGAAAGCGTTATTGTGGATTGGCAAGGCTATAGAGAACGGGTATTCAAAGTCCGAAATTGAGCATCAACCGGAATTGAAAGATTTAGTTGCCGATGCACGTTATAAAAAAATATCAGAGAATTATTCTGTTAGTAAATATTAA
- a CDS encoding FAD-binding protein, translating into MGNLFQTGIDGYYHPADETEIKDLILYAKNEGKKIRVRGAAHSVKDSIYTKSENGINIMLDKLLAVNIDKKNMRVTAQAGCHLGRDPYDPSGTSNLINSLFYQLDQEGLAVPDMGGIIHQTVGGFISTGSAGGSVIHAFSDQIMALKLIDGNGETHILTRESGDDLFFAAGVSFGLFGIITEATFALVNKFNIKGSESTTSVVDCEVDLFGNGTNGKPGLQEFLVKTEYTRLMWWPQNGFERIVVWKANQIPSSNDFKPQPYLEFSLMWGTEIPEESAGGLYYSVVGNWKNLEDSSIPFYVKWIMKLAGWLYPKHILPKLLQLFVPLDPEKTPPGAQQFWDIWYRGLPMDNRVNDKLIPVEFTEIWIPIDKTALVMQKLRDYYAKTGYAASGSFSTEIYAAKKSDFWLSPSYNRDVIRVDLFWFKYNQGDPAKVFYPQFWDLLMNEKDFSCRFHWGKYMPINPDYLKKQYPKMNEFLSFRSKLDPSNIFLTQYWKDRLGI; encoded by the coding sequence ATGGGAAATCTTTTTCAAACCGGCATCGATGGTTATTACCATCCTGCCGATGAAACTGAAATAAAAGATCTAATCCTATACGCAAAAAATGAAGGGAAGAAGATACGGGTTAGAGGAGCAGCTCATTCCGTCAAGGACTCAATTTATACAAAAAGCGAAAACGGAATTAATATAATGCTTGATAAATTGCTAGCTGTAAATATTGATAAGAAAAATATGCGTGTAACTGCGCAGGCGGGATGCCATCTTGGAAGAGATCCTTACGATCCGTCCGGTACATCGAATTTAATTAATAGTCTTTTCTACCAGCTTGACCAGGAAGGTTTGGCTGTGCCCGACATGGGAGGAATAATTCATCAGACTGTTGGAGGATTTATTTCAACCGGTTCAGCAGGCGGTTCGGTGATTCATGCTTTTAGCGATCAGATAATGGCTTTAAAACTTATTGACGGAAACGGTGAAACTCATATTCTTACAAGAGAAAGCGGCGATGATCTTTTCTTTGCAGCCGGTGTTTCATTCGGTCTCTTCGGAATTATAACCGAGGCAACATTTGCTTTAGTAAATAAATTCAATATTAAGGGAAGTGAATCCACAACATCTGTAGTTGATTGCGAAGTTGATCTATTCGGTAACGGAACAAATGGAAAACCTGGTTTGCAAGAATTTCTTGTTAAAACCGAATACACGAGATTGATGTGGTGGCCGCAAAACGGTTTTGAGAGAATAGTAGTCTGGAAAGCAAATCAAATTCCTTCGTCAAATGATTTTAAACCTCAACCGTATTTAGAATTCTCGTTGATGTGGGGAACAGAAATTCCTGAAGAATCTGCTGGAGGTTTATATTATTCGGTAGTAGGCAACTGGAAAAATTTGGAAGATTCATCCATTCCTTTTTATGTTAAATGGATTATGAAATTGGCAGGATGGCTTTATCCTAAACATATTCTTCCTAAACTTCTTCAATTATTCGTTCCATTGGATCCGGAAAAAACTCCTCCCGGTGCTCAACAGTTTTGGGATATTTGGTATCGGGGACTGCCGATGGATAACCGTGTGAATGACAAACTTATTCCTGTTGAGTTTACTGAGATATGGATACCAATAGATAAAACTGCATTAGTAATGCAGAAGTTGAGAGATTACTATGCAAAAACTGGCTACGCTGCATCTGGTTCTTTTTCTACTGAAATTTATGCTGCTAAGAAAAGTGATTTCTGGCTCAGCCCCTCATATAACCGTGATGTTATTCGTGTTGATCTTTTCTGGTTTAAATATAACCAGGGCGATCCGGCAAAAGTTTTTTATCCACAATTTTGGGATTTATTGATGAATGAAAAAGATTTTAGTTGCAGGTTTCACTGGGGAAAATATATGCCCATAAATCCGGATTATCTTAAAAAACAATATCCCAAAATGAATGAATTTCTCTCATTCAGAAGTAAACTAGACCCGTCTAATATTTTCCTTACTCAATATTGGAAGGATCGATTGGGAATTTAA